Sequence from the Saccharopolyspora pogona genome:
GCGAAGTCAGGGTGGCCGTTGTACCAGGCGACGAACTCTGTCGCGGAGTGGCTGCCCGGCAGTTCCTCGCCCGGGACGCCCAGCGAGCGGTCCGTCGCGGCGCCGACGGCGTAGAGCACGGCGTGGTGGTGGGTGAGCAGCTCGTCGTGGCTGAGGTGCTCGCCGATGTCGACGTTGAGGTGCAGGTCGAGGTTCTTGCGCCGGGCTGTGCCGGTGAACTGGCGGGTGATCTCTTTGGTGTCCTGGTGATCCGGCGCGACGCCGTGGCGCACCAGCCCCCACGGAGTGGGCAGTCGCTCGAACATGTGGACTTCGGCCTGCAGCCCCTTGCGGCTGAGCAGTTCCTCGGCCGCGTAGCAGGCCGCGGGGCCGGACCCCACGATGGCGATGCGCAGCGGTTCGGGTTCGGAGACCTCGACCGCCGGCTTGCGCTTCTGGTACTGGGTCTCCGGATAACCCTGGTGGGCCGGATCGCGGAAGTAGCGCGCGTTGATGTCGAGGTAGCGCTCGGCATTCTCGGTGAGGTCGAAGTCCGGGGTGATGGCCTCCACAGGGCACACGTCGACGCAGGCACCGCAGTCGATGCAGGTGTCGGGGTCGATGTAAAGCATCTCCGCGGTCGCGTAGTCCGGTTCGTCCGGTGTGGGGTGGATGCAGTTGACGGGGCAGACTGTCACGCAGGTCGCGTCGTTGCAGCAGCTCCGGGTGATCACGTAGGTCATGTGCACTCTCCGCCGGCAGTCCTGGCGCCTGTGATCAGGCGCCGGTCGAGATGTAGATGTTCTTCAGCTCGGTGTAGCCGTCGATGGCGGCCAGTCCGAGTTCGCGGCCGATCCCAGAGCCTCCAGCCGCGCGAGCTCGTCCACGTGCGACTCGACAACTCCGGCGATCGCGTTCATGGCCTCCCGCCGGACGGACATCGGTAGCCCGACCCAAGCGCGCTGCGCCTCGACCGCCCGGGTCCCCGCGGTCTCGGCGTCAGCGGCGTTGAAGCTGGCGAATTCGATGATCGGCTCTTCCGTGGCGGGATTGATGACAGTGTTCACAGCGGACACTCGTGGTTCCTGCCTTCGTCTGACGGGCCCACCCGCCGTGGTAGCGGAGAGCATGGTTGAGCGGGTCTTTCCATGCTCGGGACCGGGTCCTGACACAACAACGTGCGTCATGCCCTGCGCGCCGGGAAGGCATGTGCACTGTGAACACAGACGATTTCGCCTCGACGGCCTAGCGTCGTTTCTCAACATCAGCGTGATGACGCGATGGCGTTCAGCCGGACAGCCAGGAGAATTCATGAAGGTCGGCGTACCCGCAGAGGTCAAAAACCACGAGTACTGCGTGGCGATCACCCCGGCAGGCGTGCACGAGCTCGTGATCAACGGACACGAGGTGTCCGTGCAGGCCGGACCCGGCGTCGGTTCCTCCATCAGCGACAGCCGAGTACCGAGCCGCTGGGGCGTGGATCCTCGACACGGCAGACGAGGTGTGGGCCGCGGGCGAGACTCGGTGTTCTACTGCGTGGCCAACATTCCAGGGTCCGTGCCCAACACGCCCACGTGCGCGCGGACGAACGTGACCCTGCCGTACGTGGTCGCGCTGGCCAACAAGGCTGGCGCCAGGCAGGTGCGGACGACGCCAGCCTCGCACTCGGCGTCAACACCCACGGCGGGTTGCTGACGAACTCCGCGGTCGCCGGTGGCCACCGGACTGGAGGCGGCATCTCTGAAGGAGGCGCTGGTGGTCGACTGACGTCCCGAGCGGTGTTCGGCGCACACATCACCGGAGTGCGTTGACCACGTGCGACGTGCCTCTTCAGCTTCGGGCGGCATGTGCACCGTGAACATGGACCACCACTGTGACCGCGCTTACGGTCACCGGAAAGCCGATATGGGTAAGTGAGGACATCATGGCATCGAGCGAGGCATCGGTAGACCGCGAACGGCTTGAGGAATTCGCTGCGGAGAACGGGATCCACACGTTCAAGATCGGTGCGGTCGACCTGGACGGCGTCTGGCGCGGCAAGCGCGTCTCCAGCGACCACTTCATCGACGGCGTCAGCGAAAAAGGGACGTTCATCTGCAACATCCTGTTCGGATGGGACATCCAGGACGAACCGATCCCCGACCTGGCTTACACCGGATGGCACACCGGATACCCGGACATCAACTTGAAGCCCGACCTGTCGACGCTCGCCGTTGTGCCGTGGGAGCCGGGCACGGCCTCGGTCATCTGCGACATCTACGAGCGCGACGGCCAGCCCATGGAGCTGTCCCCGCGTACGGTGCTGAAGTCGGTGGTGTCGCGAGCCGAATCACTGGGTTTCGACGCGCAGGCCGCGTACGAGTTCGAGTTCTTTCTGTTCCGCGGCAGTCCGCGTGAGCTCGCGGCCCGGCAGTGGCGCGACCTCGAAACGGTCTCGGACGGCAACCACACCTACAGCGTGTACCGCGACACGGGCACCGAGTTCGTCATCGGTGAGGTGCGCCGCCAGCTCGCCGAGTACGGCATCAAGATCGAGGCGAGCAACAGCGAGCACGGTCCCGGCCAGTTCGAGGTGAACATTCACTACTCGGACGCGCTGCGGGCCGCGGACAACGCGATGCTGCTCAAGCACGCGGTGAAGGAGCTCGCCGCCCGCAACGGTTTCACGGCCTCGTTCATCGCCAAGGTGAATCCCGGTTGGGCCGGTTCGTCCGGGCACGTGCACCAGAGCCTGCTGAACAAGGACGGTACTGCGGCCTTCGCCAATGCGGACGACCCGACGCGGCTCAGCGACATCGGTAGCAGCTATCTTGCCGGGCTCGTCGAGCACGCCTCGGATCTCACCGCCCTGTTCCTGCCCAACATCAACTCGTACAAACGGACCGAGGGTGGCGAGTGGGCCGGATCGAGCTCCACCTGGGGCTTCGACAACCGGACGGTCGCCATCCGCTCGATTCCGGGGGCGGGGCCCGCCGCCCGGGTCGAAAACCGCGTGGCAGGCGCCGACGCGA
This genomic interval carries:
- a CDS encoding aldehyde dehydrogenase family protein, with translation MSAVNTVINPATEEPIIEFASFNAADAETAGTRAVEAQRAWVGLPMSVRREAMNAIAGVVESHVDELARLEALGSAANSDWPPSTATPS
- a CDS encoding glutamine synthetase family protein, with the protein product MASSEASVDRERLEEFAAENGIHTFKIGAVDLDGVWRGKRVSSDHFIDGVSEKGTFICNILFGWDIQDEPIPDLAYTGWHTGYPDINLKPDLSTLAVVPWEPGTASVICDIYERDGQPMELSPRTVLKSVVSRAESLGFDAQAAYEFEFFLFRGSPRELAARQWRDLETVSDGNHTYSVYRDTGTEFVIGEVRRQLAEYGIKIEASNSEHGPGQFEVNIHYSDALRAADNAMLLKHAVKELAARNGFTASFIAKVNPGWAGSSGHVHQSLLNKDGTAAFANADDPTRLSDIGSSYLAGLVEHASDLTALFLPNINSYKRTEGGEWAGSSSTWGFDNRTVAIRSIPGAGPAARVENRVAGADANPHLVLAANLAAGLDGIEQNLTPPPPIEGNAYALPAGQAPLLPANLGDAADKLEASILARKLLGERFVDHFVSTRRWELKKFGAAVTEWEIARYLEHT